A section of the Girardinichthys multiradiatus isolate DD_20200921_A chromosome 5, DD_fGirMul_XY1, whole genome shotgun sequence genome encodes:
- the myoz2b gene encoding myozenin-2b has translation MDLGKKLSTPKDIMLEELSLLSNRGSRLFKMRQRRSEKYTFESIQNEANALLNNDILNLNTHSVEIKVEPPEHGCSANSSSDMIAEKLDTTHVHKTYHSPWEQVILSDPNLAETLQLRMPEPEPRQELPEYKCFNRVATPYGGYEKAPRGITFKLPEVDLNPPQYQELNDPRAKRPTFNRTAQGWISEGTHLILPTITLEPFSVPESDDL, from the exons ATGGACCTGGGAAAGAAGCTCAGCACTCCAAAAGACATCATGCTGGAGGAGCTGTCGCTGCTCTCCAACAGAGGTTCTCGGCTTTTCAAAATGCGCCAGAGGAGGTCTGAGAAGTACACGTTTGAAAGCATTCAAAACGAAGCAAACGCTCTGCTGAAT AATGATATTTTGAATCTTAACACACACTCTGTGGAAATTAAAGTGGAGCCACCAGAACACGGATGCTCTGCAAATTCATCTTCAG ACATGATCGCAGAAAAGCTGGACACCACACATGTGCATAAGACTTACCATTCACCATGGGAGCAGGTCATCCTGAGTGACCCCAACCTTGCTGAAACTCTCCAACTCAGAATGCCAGAACCAGAGCCACGGCAGGAGCtccctgaatacaaatgctttaACCG GGTTGCGACTCCTTACGGTGGTTATGAAAAAGCTCCAAGAGGAATCACATTCAAACTTCCTGAGGTGGACCTGAACCCGCCACAGTACCAGGAGCTCAACGATCCAAGGGCCAAACGTCCCACCTTCAACAGGACGGCCCAAGGATGGATATCTGAAGGCACTCATCTCATCCTACCCACTATCACACTGGAGCCCTTCAGTGTGCCCGAATCCGATGACCTGTAG